A portion of the Nitratidesulfovibrio termitidis HI1 genome contains these proteins:
- a CDS encoding AraC family transcriptional regulator, with amino-acid sequence MRQPLENVRYWRSNDLDGLETNRVLRSAHTFPKHTHDQYAVGLMEEGANYCHGRARRSSVVVGGQICLFNPGEVHSGEPERGVPATYRMFYADPHWLHRVAVELGGRDAGPPDFRSLIVPDADVLRAFLRLSDLVAEGAELLARQSAMVGAFSLVLARHGGVRPEAVTARDGNVAVRRVRAYLAERMAHRVSLEDLAETTGLSRFHMLRVFRDATGMTPHAYHTQLRVDRAKLLLRRGWAMADAAQETGFVDQSHFANTFRRYVGATPGQYLSR; translated from the coding sequence ATGCGACAGCCCCTCGAAAACGTGCGCTACTGGCGCAGCAACGACCTGGATGGCCTGGAAACCAACCGGGTGCTCCGCAGCGCGCACACCTTCCCCAAGCACACCCACGACCAGTACGCCGTGGGCCTGATGGAGGAAGGGGCCAACTACTGCCATGGCCGCGCCCGGCGCAGCTCCGTGGTGGTGGGCGGGCAGATATGCCTGTTCAACCCCGGCGAGGTGCACAGCGGCGAGCCGGAACGCGGCGTGCCCGCCACCTACCGCATGTTCTACGCAGACCCGCACTGGCTGCATCGCGTGGCCGTGGAACTGGGCGGACGCGACGCAGGCCCGCCCGACTTCCGTAGCCTTATCGTACCCGATGCCGACGTGCTGCGCGCCTTTCTGCGCCTAAGTGATCTGGTGGCCGAAGGCGCGGAACTGCTGGCCCGCCAGTCGGCCATGGTGGGCGCGTTCTCGCTGGTGCTGGCCCGCCACGGCGGGGTACGGCCCGAAGCCGTGACCGCCCGCGACGGCAACGTGGCCGTGCGCAGGGTGCGCGCCTACCTTGCCGAACGGATGGCGCACAGGGTCTCGCTGGAAGACCTGGCCGAAACCACCGGCCTCAGCCGGTTCCACATGCTGCGGGTGTTCCGCGACGCCACGGGCATGACCCCGCACGCCTACCACACCCAGTTGCGCGTGGACCGCGCAAAGCTGCTGCTGCGCCGGGGCTGGGCCATGGCCGACGCCGCGCAGGAAACAGGCTTCGTGGACCAGAGCCACTTTGCCAACACCTTCCGCCGCTACGTGGGGGCCACGCCGGGGCAGTACCTGTCGCGCTGA